One genomic region from bacterium encodes:
- the recJ gene encoding single-stranded-DNA-specific exonuclease RecJ: MARRWEEPVPLEADVVAALMRDLSVSPLIARLLYLRNIRTVDFASTFFNPSPSETHDPYLFPGMETAVARILLARDRHEEVAIYGDSDVDGLTALAVLTRYLRSIGVSVHPYLPTRSDTSYGLHNPGIDELDALGVTLIITVDTGTTAVDAVDYARSAKNIDVIITDHHEPGATLPAAIAVLNPKIAGSTYPFRELSGCAMAFKLTQALAAASGKAWQEIEPLLEFVALGTAADIVPLVGENRTLLSLGMKRLQKATIPGIIALSEVAGIDMQHLAVEDLLMTMSPRINAAARMGNPQRALQLLITNDPEEAGSLAVAVEQDNYRRRALDEQMMREANESVRQSYDPKKDCAIVIVRHNWHLGLIGIMASRIAELYHRPAVILSVENGVGRGSARTVNDFDIHSALSSCSDVMLQFGGHRCAAGLTIPEAAIPGFIERFKSYVAERITITDLQPTIRPDAGLNLELIDHALHRELQRLAPFGPANPRPVFIAKRVEVVGATKVIAQKHLKFRVKQQGKIFNAIALGMADRYHELNGNRSLLDVCFGIDHANGNWDNGLQLRIQDFRPAK, translated from the coding sequence ATGGCGAGACGTTGGGAAGAACCGGTTCCGTTAGAAGCCGATGTTGTTGCGGCGCTAATGCGGGACTTGAGCGTTTCGCCGCTGATTGCTCGATTGTTGTATCTCCGCAATATCCGCACAGTGGATTTTGCGAGTACTTTTTTTAACCCCTCCCCCAGTGAAACCCACGACCCTTATCTTTTCCCCGGTATGGAAACCGCCGTTGCCCGGATTCTGTTGGCACGCGACCGACATGAAGAAGTAGCGATTTATGGTGACAGCGATGTTGACGGATTGACTGCTCTGGCAGTGCTAACCCGCTATCTCCGCAGTATCGGGGTGTCCGTTCATCCTTATCTCCCTACCCGTTCTGATACCTCCTATGGACTTCACAACCCCGGTATCGATGAGTTAGACGCCCTTGGGGTGACACTCATCATCACTGTCGATACTGGAACGACCGCGGTCGATGCGGTCGACTATGCCCGTTCTGCGAAGAATATCGATGTCATCATCACCGACCATCATGAACCGGGTGCCACACTTCCCGCGGCAATTGCAGTACTGAATCCAAAAATTGCCGGCAGTACCTATCCCTTCCGCGAATTATCCGGTTGCGCGATGGCGTTCAAATTAACGCAAGCGCTAGCCGCGGCAAGCGGTAAAGCGTGGCAGGAAATCGAACCGTTGCTGGAATTTGTCGCGTTGGGAACCGCTGCGGATATCGTTCCATTGGTTGGAGAAAACCGCACGTTGCTATCGCTGGGAATGAAACGCTTACAGAAGGCAACGATACCCGGTATCATCGCATTGTCGGAAGTCGCTGGTATCGATATGCAACACCTCGCGGTGGAAGATTTGTTGATGACGATGTCGCCGCGGATAAATGCTGCCGCTCGGATGGGGAATCCGCAACGGGCGTTGCAACTGCTAATCACTAACGATCCGGAAGAAGCTGGCAGTTTAGCGGTAGCGGTTGAACAGGATAACTACCGGCGACGCGCCTTAGACGAACAGATGATGCGGGAAGCCAACGAATCGGTTCGTCAAAGTTACGATCCTAAAAAGGATTGTGCGATTGTCATTGTTCGTCATAATTGGCACTTGGGATTAATCGGCATCATGGCGTCACGGATTGCGGAATTGTATCATCGTCCCGCTGTGATATTATCGGTGGAAAATGGCGTTGGGCGCGGCTCGGCGCGCACCGTTAACGACTTCGATATCCACTCCGCGCTCTCTTCTTGCAGCGACGTAATGCTGCAATTTGGCGGCCATCGTTGCGCTGCCGGATTGACGATACCGGAAGCTGCGATTCCCGGTTTTATCGAACGGTTTAAGAGTTATGTCGCGGAGCGCATCACGATTACCGATTTGCAACCGACGATTCGCCCCGATGCCGGACTCAATTTAGAATTGATCGATCACGCGCTCCACCGCGAACTACAACGATTGGCGCCCTTTGGTCCCGCAAATCCCCGTCCAGTGTTTATTGCGAAGCGGGTGGAAGTGGTTGGCGCGACGAAAGTGATTGCGCAAAAACACTTGAAGTTCCGGGTGAAACAACAAGGTAAAATCTTCAATGCGATTGCGCTCGGGATGGCGGATCGCTACCACGAATTGAATGGCAACCGTTCCCTCCTCGATGTATGCTTTGGGATCGATCATGCCAATGGCAATTGGGACAACGGTCTCCAACTCCGCATTCAAGACTTCCGTCCCGCAAAATAA
- the dacB gene encoding D-alanyl-D-alanine carboxypeptidase/D-alanyl-D-alanine-endopeptidase, translating to SVLSFGVANAIRYSHKLPPKPAEPIVLDTAAANESAIEEDILLQKGSQDDDEPEATPLDSLSREKTLQARVDEWLRKPYINKALWGIRVEQLGSRKIVYDRSGDKPLIPASNMKLFTACAAFEKLGGEFRFRTAFVASKPLDNKGVLNGNLQIIGSGDPTLSRIFHDEALSQLLGGWADSLIARGLKKITGRVEVPEIFWAEGGPAPGWEWNDLAESYAAFPDIVAMNDNCFDLLVDAADQIGDTARYLIDPEVLQGADDFSFEAITTPPKTKASLEIIPSFWTGQWRVIGSIPIAARQSRRRVTIRNPREVWRRTMESVLKAKGVQIGVVQKKGRKSAGLDFGMDAEAAEVSSTLFPDTLWVAESLPVKRIVKEVLKRSHNLSAEHLFRTVGYYDSEVWSNESGRSAVTNLMRQWGLDTKTFTISDGSGLGRASNIPPEVFTQLLDIATTKPWFNEFYEELPEAGEPQTTMQKRKLKLPDNVSIKAKTGTLNKVSTLSGYITSPSDTLTFSILCNHWYGNVRRVKEVQNGILTELAWSLSEQGPRIKLDPSVPDRFPIKK from the coding sequence TTAGTGTGCTATCCTTTGGGGTAGCAAATGCAATCCGTTACAGTCATAAACTACCGCCTAAGCCAGCCGAGCCAATTGTCCTCGATACCGCTGCCGCCAATGAGAGTGCCATTGAAGAGGATATTCTCTTACAAAAAGGGTCGCAAGACGACGATGAACCCGAGGCAACTCCACTCGATTCCCTTTCTCGCGAAAAAACACTCCAAGCCCGCGTTGATGAGTGGCTCCGAAAACCATATATCAATAAAGCTCTATGGGGCATTCGAGTAGAACAACTAGGAAGCCGTAAAATAGTTTATGACCGTTCTGGCGATAAACCACTGATCCCAGCCTCCAATATGAAGCTCTTTACCGCCTGTGCCGCCTTTGAAAAATTGGGTGGAGAGTTTCGTTTCCGTACTGCGTTTGTTGCCTCGAAACCGCTCGACAATAAAGGCGTGCTCAATGGGAATCTTCAAATCATCGGTTCTGGTGATCCAACTCTTTCGCGCATCTTCCATGACGAAGCTTTAAGTCAATTGCTGGGCGGATGGGCGGATTCGCTTATCGCACGGGGTTTGAAAAAAATCACCGGGCGTGTGGAAGTCCCCGAAATCTTTTGGGCAGAGGGTGGTCCTGCCCCAGGGTGGGAGTGGAACGATTTAGCGGAATCTTATGCCGCATTTCCCGATATCGTCGCGATGAACGATAACTGTTTCGATTTGTTAGTCGATGCGGCCGATCAAATTGGCGACACGGCGAGATACCTGATCGATCCGGAAGTGTTGCAAGGGGCTGACGATTTTTCGTTTGAAGCGATAACAACCCCACCAAAAACAAAAGCAAGTCTGGAAATTATTCCTTCGTTTTGGACCGGACAATGGCGGGTAATCGGTTCAATTCCGATCGCGGCACGTCAGTCACGTCGCCGGGTTACGATCCGAAATCCGCGCGAAGTGTGGCGGCGGACAATGGAATCGGTTCTGAAAGCGAAAGGCGTACAGATTGGCGTCGTACAGAAAAAAGGACGAAAATCGGCGGGACTCGATTTTGGTATGGATGCCGAAGCTGCCGAAGTTTCCTCGACGCTATTTCCCGATACGCTTTGGGTGGCGGAATCGCTCCCGGTTAAACGGATTGTAAAAGAGGTCTTAAAGCGCTCGCACAATCTTTCCGCTGAGCACCTCTTCCGCACCGTCGGTTATTACGATAGCGAAGTCTGGTCGAACGAGAGCGGCCGTAGCGCAGTAACGAATTTAATGCGGCAATGGGGACTCGACACCAAAACCTTTACCATTTCCGATGGTAGTGGATTAGGTCGCGCATCGAATATTCCCCCGGAAGTGTTTACTCAATTGCTTGATATTGCTACCACGAAACCGTGGTTCAACGAGTTTTACGAAGAGCTGCCGGAGGCGGGAGAACCGCAAACCACCATGCAGAAACGTAAACTGAAACTGCCTGATAATGTATCGATAAAAGCGAAAACCGGAACGTTGAACAAAGTCTCGACATTATCCGGTTATATCACAAGTCCAAGTGATACCCTCACATTTTCAATCCTCTGTAACCATTGGTATGGCAACGTTCGCCGAGTCAAGGAAGTGCAAAACGGGATACTCACCGAACTTGCCTGGTCTCTCAGCGAACAGGGTCCTCGTATAAAGCTGGACCCGTCTGTGCCTGACCGCTTCCCGATTAAGAAGTAG
- a CDS encoding Xaa-Pro peptidase family protein: MFLSPEIQKFLTLKGLDGWLLYDFRGNNPVLTRAIGKTIWTTRRLFVLITRTGAVKVVAHRVDSEQLSVFPGETLLYTDRHEMGAILRELLQENPKIAVEYSPECAIPVMSIIDAGMAEWLRSLGAELHSSADLVQTLTARWDDTTLENHRRASRLVNDIKDAAFEMIREALSSGQIITDYDVQQFILGEFVKENLEPEDAPVVATNERSGNPHYMPSSDVFYTIQPNDWILIDLWARVPGDENVFSDITWVGYAGKEVPAKHRKVYDVVTGGRDAALTAVEQWWKAGRIIQGWEIDEVCRKHISDRGYGKYFIHRTGHSLSPGKHVHGLGVNIDNFETHDTRILIPGIGFTIEPGVYFPEFGVRSEINVYIGENGPEVTSKIQREIL, translated from the coding sequence ATGTTCCTTAGCCCTGAAATCCAGAAATTCCTTACCCTGAAAGGGTTGGATGGGTGGTTGCTGTATGACTTTCGTGGCAACAATCCTGTTCTTACCCGTGCGATTGGGAAGACGATTTGGACGACTCGTCGCTTGTTTGTCCTGATCACTCGAACGGGAGCTGTAAAAGTAGTTGCCCACCGCGTCGATAGTGAACAACTAAGCGTCTTCCCCGGAGAGACACTGCTCTACACCGATCGACACGAAATGGGAGCAATTCTTAGAGAACTTCTACAAGAGAATCCAAAGATTGCGGTCGAATATTCACCGGAATGTGCAATTCCTGTGATGTCGATTATCGATGCCGGGATGGCGGAGTGGTTGCGTTCATTAGGTGCTGAGCTACACTCTTCCGCCGATTTGGTGCAAACGCTTACGGCTAGGTGGGATGATACCACATTGGAAAATCATCGACGCGCCTCGCGATTGGTAAACGATATTAAAGACGCCGCGTTCGAGATGATTCGTGAGGCATTGAGCAGTGGTCAGATCATCACCGACTATGACGTCCAGCAGTTCATTCTTGGCGAATTTGTGAAAGAGAATCTCGAACCGGAGGATGCCCCGGTCGTCGCGACCAACGAGCGAAGCGGGAACCCGCATTACATGCCCTCCAGCGATGTTTTTTACACCATTCAACCGAATGATTGGATACTCATCGACTTGTGGGCGCGGGTTCCGGGCGATGAAAACGTGTTTAGCGACATCACGTGGGTCGGTTATGCTGGAAAAGAAGTTCCCGCAAAACATCGCAAAGTGTACGATGTGGTAACCGGTGGTAGGGACGCCGCGCTTACCGCAGTAGAACAATGGTGGAAAGCTGGGAGAATAATCCAAGGGTGGGAAATCGATGAAGTATGCCGTAAGCACATCTCAGACCGCGGCTATGGGAAATACTTCATACATCGCACCGGACACAGTCTGAGTCCGGGAAAGCATGTTCACGGGTTAGGTGTGAACATCGATAATTTTGAAACCCACGACACCCGGATTCTGATTCCCGGAATCGGATTCACTATCGAACCGGGGGTGTATTTTCCGGAGTTTGGTGTCCGTAGTGAGATCAACGTCTACATCGGTGAGAACGGGCCGGAAGTCACTTCGAAAATTCAACGGGAAATTTTGTAG
- the ftcD gene encoding glutamate formimidoyltransferase: protein MRALVECVPNFSEGRNPETIRLISNAISSVPGVALLNVEPDADYNRVVVTFAGDPLASVEAAFRAHKVAAERIDMTRQTGNHPRMGAADVVPFIPISGITMTECVRLSELYAHRVWEELGIPMYLYEAAARTPERKNLATIRSGEYEGLEEKLRDPHWKPDIGDAVFVPRSGATVTGARFFLIAYNVNIDNPDPKFANEIALNIRSLGRPKVDENGKPILNDKGKKIFVPGRLKDIKAMGVPLERDGRKISQVSINVINYRNTPVHVVYEEVLKDAPEYSLQVSGSEIVGLVPQDALVLAGKHALEKNGGTWEGKSSDELLHAGVEYLGLNDLYPFDVNEKVIEKIVEQKFGGEEALLTDLSVERFTTEVASESPAPGGGSVSAAAAAQGVALLEMVCALTVGKKKYEEVWDEMKQVRCELRPLREELIRSVDRDTQAFNALMAAMKLPKETEADKATRKQAMLDATRYATQVPLHVVRTIAHAVQFAPDIAAKGNKNALSDVGVGAALLRAGARGALLNVLINLPSLPEPEQQIIKHQVETLFDTVDRIASSVVQSVQASL from the coding sequence ATGCGCGCACTCGTCGAATGCGTCCCCAATTTTTCCGAGGGACGTAATCCGGAGACGATTCGCCTAATTTCCAATGCCATTTCTTCCGTACCGGGTGTTGCCCTTTTGAACGTGGAACCCGACGCTGACTATAATCGCGTTGTGGTGACGTTTGCCGGCGATCCATTAGCTTCGGTTGAAGCCGCCTTCCGGGCACACAAGGTCGCCGCTGAGCGGATCGATATGACCCGCCAAACGGGGAATCATCCAAGAATGGGTGCTGCGGATGTAGTGCCGTTTATTCCAATTTCCGGCATCACGATGACGGAATGTGTTCGCTTATCCGAACTATACGCGCACCGGGTGTGGGAAGAACTCGGAATCCCGATGTATCTCTATGAAGCAGCCGCCCGGACACCGGAACGAAAAAATCTCGCAACTATACGCTCCGGCGAGTATGAAGGGTTGGAAGAGAAACTTCGCGATCCCCACTGGAAACCGGATATCGGTGATGCTGTATTTGTACCAAGAAGCGGAGCTACGGTAACTGGCGCGCGGTTTTTCTTAATTGCTTACAACGTAAATATCGATAATCCCGATCCCAAATTTGCAAACGAAATCGCATTGAATATCCGTTCGCTCGGTCGACCAAAAGTCGATGAAAACGGTAAACCGATTCTCAACGATAAAGGGAAGAAGATATTTGTTCCCGGTCGCTTGAAGGATATCAAAGCGATGGGAGTACCGCTCGAACGCGATGGCAGGAAGATTTCGCAAGTATCGATCAATGTCATCAATTATCGAAATACGCCGGTACATGTTGTGTACGAAGAAGTATTGAAAGACGCCCCTGAGTACAGCTTACAAGTAAGCGGCAGCGAAATCGTCGGCTTGGTTCCTCAGGACGCTTTGGTGCTTGCCGGAAAGCATGCCCTCGAGAAAAACGGCGGTACCTGGGAAGGAAAATCGAGCGACGAGTTGTTACATGCCGGTGTAGAATATCTCGGACTGAATGACTTGTATCCGTTCGATGTGAATGAAAAAGTGATCGAGAAAATCGTCGAACAGAAATTTGGCGGCGAAGAAGCGTTGCTCACTGATCTCTCCGTTGAGCGTTTTACAACCGAAGTCGCTTCAGAAAGCCCAGCGCCGGGCGGCGGTTCGGTATCGGCGGCAGCGGCGGCACAAGGCGTCGCCTTACTCGAAATGGTTTGTGCCCTCACCGTCGGCAAGAAGAAGTACGAAGAAGTTTGGGACGAAATGAAACAAGTGCGTTGCGAATTGCGGCCGTTGCGCGAAGAGCTCATTCGCTCGGTGGATCGCGATACGCAAGCATTCAATGCTTTGATGGCGGCGATGAAACTGCCGAAGGAAACTGAAGCAGATAAAGCTACCCGCAAACAGGCAATGCTGGATGCAACCCGTTATGCTACGCAAGTTCCGTTGCACGTCGTTCGTACGATTGCCCATGCCGTACAATTTGCCCCTGACATTGCGGCGAAGGGGAATAAAAACGCGCTATCCGATGTCGGCGTCGGCGCAGCATTGCTGCGGGCGGGTGCGCGTGGTGCTTTGCTGAATGTGCTGATAAATCTTCCCAGTTTACCAGAACCAGAACAACAGATAATCAAACACCAAGTTGAAACACTGTTCGACACTGTTGATCGCATTGCGAGTTCGGTTGTCCAGTCAGTGCAAGCTTCGCTGTGA
- a CDS encoding ribonuclease HI family protein, with amino-acid sequence MIWIDGAARGNPGPASAAGVIKQGADIVAEWGVPLGNRTNNEAEYSGLLLALYWLQQFLPNAEGVIHSDSQLLVEQTIGRWKVKADNLQPFHREAQWLIHQIPGIKLTAVRREKNKAADALANRALDEHRVVVSDDYLPFVKTVLVKLPFTASQYTIF; translated from the coding sequence TTGATCTGGATCGATGGCGCAGCGCGGGGAAATCCCGGTCCAGCATCCGCCGCCGGAGTGATCAAGCAAGGCGCAGATATCGTTGCCGAGTGGGGAGTACCACTCGGGAATCGAACGAACAATGAAGCGGAATACAGCGGATTGCTCTTAGCGCTTTATTGGTTACAGCAGTTTCTACCAAATGCCGAAGGGGTCATCCACTCCGATAGTCAATTGTTGGTGGAGCAAACCATCGGACGATGGAAGGTGAAAGCAGATAATTTGCAGCCATTTCATCGCGAAGCCCAGTGGCTGATACATCAAATCCCGGGAATCAAGTTGACGGCGGTACGGCGCGAAAAAAATAAAGCCGCCGATGCTCTTGCGAATCGAGCGCTCGATGAACACCGGGTTGTTGTTAGCGATGACTATTTGCCGTTCGTTAAAACGGTGCTTGTAAAACTGCCATTTACTGCGTCGCAATACACGATTTTTTAG